CCGTTCTGGCCCTGGCGCCCGGCTGCCGCGCCGCCATCGACGCTTCGGCCCGCACGGTGGCCGAGGCGGCGGGCGGGGAGCGCGCGGTCTATGGCGTGAACACCGGCTTCGGCCTGCTGGCGAAGAAGCGCATTCCCCCGGAGCAGGTGCGGGAGCTGCAACGGCGGCTGGTGCTGTCGCACAGCGCCGGCACCGGGCCGGACCTGCCGCCGGGCGTGGTTCGGCTGATCCTGGCGCTGAAGGTCAACGCTCTGGCCCGCGGCCATTCCGGCGTGCGCATGGCGGTGATCGAGGCGCTGCTGGCGCTCTACAACCGCGGCGTCCTGCCGGTGGTGCCGGCCAAGGGGTCGGTCGGGGCGTCCGGCGATCTGGCGCCGCTGGCCCATCTGACCGGCGTGCTGATCGGCGAGGGTGAGGCCGATGTGGACGGCCAGCGGCTGCCCGCCGCCGAGGCGCTGGCCCGCGCCGGGCTGGCGCCGCTGGCGCTGGAGGCCAAGGAGGGGCTGGCCCTGCTGAACGGCACGCAGGTGTCCACCGCGCTGGGCCTCGCCGGGCTGGTCGCTGCCGAGGACGGCTTCGCCGCCGCCCTGGTCGCCGGCGCGCTCAGCGTCGATGCCGCGCTGGGCAGCGACGGCCCCTTCGACGCGCGCATCCACGATCTGCGCGGCCAGCCGGGCCAGCGCGACGTCGCCGCGGTCTACCGCTCGCTGCTCCAGGGCAGCGGCATCCGCGATTCCCACCGCGAGGGACACGAGACGGTTCAGGACCCCTACAGCCTGCGCTGCCAGCCGCAGGTGATGGGCGCGGTGCTCGACCATCTGCGCTTCGCCGCGGGCGTCCTGGAGCGCGAGGCCAACGCCGTCTCCGACAACCCGCTGGTCTTCCCGGACAGCGGCGACATCCTGTCGGGCGGCAACTTCCACGCCGAACCGGTGGCGATGGCCGCCGACGTGCTGGCCCTGTCCATCGCCGAGACGGGAGCCCTGTCGGAACGGCGGATCGCGCTGCTGATGGACACCCACCTGTCGGGCCTGCCGCCCTTCCTGGTGGCCGACGGCGGGCTGAACAGCGGCTTCATGATCGCCCAGGTCACCGCGGCGGCGCTGGCCAGCGAGAACAAGCAGATGGCCCACCCGGCCAGCGTGGACAGCCTGCCCACCTCCGCCAACCAGGAGGACCATGTGAGCATGGCGACCCACGCCGCCCGCCGCCTGTCGGACATGGCCGACAATCTGGCGGGGATCGTCGCCGTGGAGCTGCTGAGCGCCGCCCAGGGGATCGACCTGCGGGCGCCGCTGACCTCCTCCCCCGCGCTGGAGCGCGCCCGGGGGCTGCTGCGCGCCCGCGTGGCGGTGTGGACGGAGGACCGCGCGATGGCTCCGGACATCGCGGCGGCGAAACGGCTGGTGAGGGAGGGGGCCTTCCGTCCCTTCGCCGAGGCGCTTCTGCCCTGATCCGCGAGACCGGCTGAGACAAGACCGCGCAGGCGGCTCCGGCCGGTTTTCGTCAATCCGTTGAGGGGCTAAGCTTCAGGCCATCCCACACCAACCGCTTCACTTCGATCCGGAGACCATCATGGAAGGACGCAAAGTCCCCTCGGTCGTGTTCAAGACCCGCGTGCGCGACGAAAGCGTCGGCGGCCCCAACCCGTTCCGCTGGCAGGACGTCAGCAGCGACGCGCTGTTCGCCGGCAAGCGTGTGGTCGTCTTCTCGCTGCCCGGCGCCTTCACCCCGACCTGCTCCAACCAGCAGGTGCCGACCTACGACGCGCTCTATCCGGAGTTCCGCGACCTGGGCGTCGACGAGGTCTATTGCCTCAGCGTCAACGACGCCTTCGTGATGTTCCAGTGGGGCAAGCATCTCGGCGTGAAGAACGTCAAGCTGATCCCCGACGGCTCGGGCCACTTCACCCGCCGCATGGGCATGCTGATCAACAAGGACCATGTCGGCTTCGGCATGCGGAGCTGGCGCTACGCCATGGTGGTGACCGACGGCGTGATCGAGAAGCTGTTCGAGGAGCCGGGCATCAACGACGCCGGCGAGGGCGGCGATCCCTACGGCGAGTCCGCTCCGGAAGCGGTGCTGGCCTATCTGCGGTCGCGCTGAGCCGGTTTCCCGGTTCTTTAGCCCTCTCCCCTCTGGGGAGAGGGTGGCCCCGAGGGCCGGTGAGGGGGTTGCGCATAGCGGTACGTCCGGCACAAGCGCATCCCCCTCACCCTAACCCTCTCCCCAGGGGAAGAGGGGATATAACCACCGAACTCCTCAAGCCGGAACGGCGGTCCCTTCCGCCGGCTCCGCCTCGACGGCCTGCGCCTTGCGGCGCTCATGGGCCGCCCAGGCCCGCTCGTGCAGGTGATAGGCCACCGTGTTGCACAGCGGCTCCACCAGCGCCAGCGCGCCGCCCACCGCGATGCTGCCGGTCATCAGATAGCCGACCGTGAAGGCCACCGTGAAGTGGATGCAGGCAAAGCTGAAGGTCTTGGTCATCGCGGAACTCCCGAACGCCGCCGTTTCTGTTCAGCTTCAGCATGCCCGCCGGGCGGCGACAGGTCCAATCGAACGATTCAAACAGACCGATAGGCGCCCCCTATCGTTCAACGGAAAGGACGGCGGCGGTCGCCCGCCTCCGGCACGCTGCCGCGGCGCAGTCGGGTTCCCGGTGGAACAACCTCGAAGGGCCGGCTGTGCGGTGGCTCCAGCAGCCGCACCTCGGGCCGCTTGAAGAAGGGGATCAACGCCGCTCCCATGACGAACCCGCCGACATGCGCCCAGAAGGCCACCCCGCCGCTGTCGTCGGAGGTCGGGGTGGTGACCCCGCTCAGGATCTGTCCGAGGAACCAGAAGCCCAGCACCAGCACCGCCGGGACGCTGATGACGCGCACGATGATGATGAACCAGAAGAAGACGCCGACATTCGCCCGCGGGTGCAGCACCAGATAGGCGCCGAGCACCCCGCCGATCGCCCCGCTCGCCCCCACCATCGGGACCTCGGAGGTCGGGGCCGCGAAGCTCTGGGCCAGCGCCGCCGCCGTCCCGCACAGCAGGTAGAAGACCACGAAGCGGCCCCGCCCCATGCTGTCCTCGACGTTGTTGCCGAAGATCCAGAGGTACAGCATGTTGCCGGCGATGTGCAGGAAGCCGCCATGCATGAACATGGAGGTGACGACCGACATCCAGGGCGGGACGACCCGCAGCGGCTCCGGCAGTTCGGCGTGGCCGAACAGCACCGCCGGAACGAGGCCGAAGGAATAGACGGCGAGGTTCCCGGCGCGCGCCCCCAGCGAGAGCTGCCACAGGAACACCATCACGCACAGCGCGATCAGCGCCATGGTGACGACCGGCGTCCGCCGCGTCGGATTGTCGTCGTAGATGGGGAGGAACAGCATCGGCGGCGCTTTCGGTTGAGGCGACCCTGGTCTACACGATGGTCCCGCCCTCCGGTTCCGCCAAGACGTACGGGACACACGTACAGCCGGGAGTCGGCAAAGAAAAACCGGCGCCCCTTGCGGAGCGCCGGTTTCTCTGAACAAAGCGGCGATGCGGATCAGGTGCCGGCCATCAGGTGCGGACCATCAGGTACCCTGGGGCTCCGGGTCCATCCCGCCGCTTTCCTTGGTGGTCGGCACCGACGGGCGGCGGCCCGAGGTCGGGGTGGGCTGCTTCGGCGGGGCCGGGGAGAAGCCCTCCCGCTCGTCGTTGCGGATCAGCGGCTCGCCGCGCAGCAGGCGGGCGATGTCCTCACCGCTCAGGGTCTCGTACTCCAGCAGGCCCTTGGCGATGGTGTGGAGCTGGTCGATGTTCTCCGTGAGGATGCGGCGGGCCTCGCCGTACGCCTCGTCCACGATCCGGCGGATTTCCTCGTCCACCGTGCGGGCCGTGGCGTCGGACATGTTCTTGTGCTGGGTGACGGAGTGGCCGAGGAAGACCTCCTGCGTCGGCTCGCCGTAGAGCAGCGGGCCCAGCTTGTCGCTCATGCCCCATTCGGTGACCATGCGGCGCGACATGTCGGTCGCCATCTTGATGTCGCCCGACGCGCCCGTGGTCACGCGGTCCTTGCCGAAGATCAGCTCTTCCGCGATGCGGCCACCCATGGCGACGCGCAGGTCGGCGTGCAGCTTGGCCTGGGACAACGAGATGCGGTCGCCTTCCGGCAGGCGCATCACCATGCCCAGGGCGCGGCCGCGCGGGATGATGGTGGCCTTGTGCACCGGATCGCTGTCCGGCTGGTGGATGGCGACGATGGCGTGACCGGCCTCGTGATAGGCGGTCAGCTTCTTCTCGTCCTCGGTCATGACCATGGAGCGGCGTTCCGCGCCCATCATGACCTTGTCCTTGGCGGCCTCGAACTCGGCCATGCCGACGACGCGCTTGCCGATGCGGGCGGCGAGCAGCGCGGCCTCGTTGACGAGGTTGGCGAGATCGGCGCCCGAGAAGCCCGGCGTGCCGCGCGCGATGACCTTGGCATCGACGTCCGGGGACAGCGGCACCTTGCGCATGTGGACCTTGAGGATCTTCTCGCGGCCCAGCACGTCCGGGTTCGGCACGACGACCTGACGGTCGAAGCGGCCCGGACGCAGCAGTGCGGGGTCGAGCACGTCCGGACGGTTGGTCGCGGCGATGAGGATGACGCCCTCGTTCG
The window above is part of the Azospirillum sp. TSH58 genome. Proteins encoded here:
- the hutH gene encoding histidine ammonia-lyase; this encodes MTDTLTIDPGHLALPDLRRILRDPPVLALAPGCRAAIDASARTVAEAAGGERAVYGVNTGFGLLAKKRIPPEQVRELQRRLVLSHSAGTGPDLPPGVVRLILALKVNALARGHSGVRMAVIEALLALYNRGVLPVVPAKGSVGASGDLAPLAHLTGVLIGEGEADVDGQRLPAAEALARAGLAPLALEAKEGLALLNGTQVSTALGLAGLVAAEDGFAAALVAGALSVDAALGSDGPFDARIHDLRGQPGQRDVAAVYRSLLQGSGIRDSHREGHETVQDPYSLRCQPQVMGAVLDHLRFAAGVLEREANAVSDNPLVFPDSGDILSGGNFHAEPVAMAADVLALSIAETGALSERRIALLMDTHLSGLPPFLVADGGLNSGFMIAQVTAAALASENKQMAHPASVDSLPTSANQEDHVSMATHAARRLSDMADNLAGIVAVELLSAAQGIDLRAPLTSSPALERARGLLRARVAVWTEDRAMAPDIAAAKRLVREGAFRPFAEALLP
- a CDS encoding DUF2061 domain-containing protein; the encoded protein is MTKTFSFACIHFTVAFTVGYLMTGSIAVGGALALVEPLCNTVAYHLHERAWAAHERRKAQAVEAEPAEGTAVPA
- a CDS encoding rhomboid family intramembrane serine protease, with the protein product MLFLPIYDDNPTRRTPVVTMALIALCVMVFLWQLSLGARAGNLAVYSFGLVPAVLFGHAELPEPLRVVPPWMSVVTSMFMHGGFLHIAGNMLYLWIFGNNVEDSMGRGRFVVFYLLCGTAAALAQSFAAPTSEVPMVGASGAIGGVLGAYLVLHPRANVGVFFWFIIIVRVISVPAVLVLGFWFLGQILSGVTTPTSDDSGGVAFWAHVGGFVMGAALIPFFKRPEVRLLEPPHSRPFEVVPPGTRLRRGSVPEAGDRRRPFR
- a CDS encoding peroxiredoxin, whose translation is MEGRKVPSVVFKTRVRDESVGGPNPFRWQDVSSDALFAGKRVVVFSLPGAFTPTCSNQQVPTYDALYPEFRDLGVDEVYCLSVNDAFVMFQWGKHLGVKNVKLIPDGSGHFTRRMGMLINKDHVGFGMRSWRYAMVVTDGVIEKLFEEPGINDAGEGGDPYGESAPEAVLAYLRSR
- the ftsH gene encoding ATP-dependent zinc metalloprotease FtsH, which translates into the protein MNNFGKNLALWIIIGLLLVALFNLFQSSSTRSPQTTVPFSELLAEVDRGQVADVTIKGNQVSGHFTDGRSFSTYVPPEAGLVERLTQKNVRISAVPDDSNVPSLFSVLLSWFPMLLLIGVWIFFMRQMQSGGGKAMGFGKSRARLLTEKVGRVTFDDVAGIDEAKQELAEIVEFLKDPQKFQRLGGKIPKGVLLVGPPGTGKTLTARAVAGEANVPFFTISGSDFVEMFVGVGASRVRDMFEQGKKNAPCIIFIDEIDAVGRHRGAGLGGGNDEREQTLNQLLVEMDGFEANEGVILIAATNRPDVLDPALLRPGRFDRQVVVPNPDVLGREKILKVHMRKVPLSPDVDAKVIARGTPGFSGADLANLVNEAALLAARIGKRVVGMAEFEAAKDKVMMGAERRSMVMTEDEKKLTAYHEAGHAIVAIHQPDSDPVHKATIIPRGRALGMVMRLPEGDRISLSQAKLHADLRVAMGGRIAEELIFGKDRVTTGASGDIKMATDMSRRMVTEWGMSDKLGPLLYGEPTQEVFLGHSVTQHKNMSDATARTVDEEIRRIVDEAYGEARRILTENIDQLHTIAKGLLEYETLSGEDIARLLRGEPLIRNDEREGFSPAPPKQPTPTSGRRPSVPTTKESGGMDPEPQGT